A genomic segment from Nicotiana tabacum cultivar K326 chromosome 9, ASM71507v2, whole genome shotgun sequence encodes:
- the LOC142164017 gene encoding F-box protein At1g31080-like, producing METKLNSARKETSIPQEIIFEIFSRLPAKSLMRFKCVSKFCNSLLSESDIIMEQNSFCARGRFYTQLSKRKKKAPLLQIERFDELYDHAPVNPRLDCVNSLFCFWGLSVVHPATFNPSTRQHWVFTLGIDESWREIESIFPYITYSPGVCTSGIIYRLIYRYDSAIAAFDVKSEKFKLVTLWDAPSVAAKCTRKYTRSSSNKVIR from the exons ATGGAGACGAAGTTGAATTCTGCAAGGAAAGAAACGTCGATTCCCCAAGAAATAATCTTTGAGATATTCTCACGGCTTCCTGCTAAGTCCCTAATGCGTTTCAAGTGCGTTTCTAAATTTTGTAATTCCCTCCTATCCGAATCAGATATCATCATGGAACAAAATTCTTTCTGCGCAAGGGGGAGGTTTTATACACAGTTGagcaaaaggaagaaaaaagccCCCCTTCTTCAAATTGAGAGATTTGATGAACTCTACGACCATGCTCCTGTAAATCCTCGTTTGGATTGCGTTAACAGTTTATTTTGCTTCTGGGGACTTAGTGTGGTACATCCCGCAACTTTTAATCCTAGTACAAGACAA CATTGGGTTTTCACTTTAGGCATAGACGAATCATGGAGAGAAATTGAAAGCATTTTTCCTTACATTACATACTCGCCCGGAGTTTGCACTAGTGGAATTATCTATAGGCTTATTTACCGTTATGATAGTGCTATAGCTGCTTTTGATGTTAAATCTGAAAAGTTCAAATTAGTTACATTGTGGGATGCTCCAAGTGTTGCGgccaaatgcacacgcaagtatacgcggtcatcaagtaataaagtgataagatag